A single window of Nicotiana tomentosiformis chromosome 1, ASM39032v3, whole genome shotgun sequence DNA harbors:
- the LOC104085961 gene encoding chlorophyllase-2-like isoform X1 codes for MQQKHREREREMAKKVGDDGIALDFQVGDEAVEIINVKRSFLFDLLPCPLLVFSPTTQGSYPVLLFFHGFMLQPNSYKSLLLHISSHQYIIVAPQFSPMASQSREVKNARKIVEWLSTNNLDSVLPEKVFPDLQKVAVSGHSSGGKTAFALALGYGGSSTSNATQLEPGLKISALLGIDPVAGSSTSCLCSPNILQFIPYSFDQSIPVAVIGGGLSNQRALGMCPPGAPNGVNHAEFFNESKPPCYYFLAKDYGHLDMLDDGTASLSRWMMKSGKGSTDTMRRTVGGLFVAFLKAYLEGQADDLINIVESPNIRAPITLDPVISIEE; via the exons ATGCAACAGAAGCAC agagagagagagagagagatggcaAAGAAGGTAGGGGATGATGGTATAGCATTAGATTTTCAAGTAGGAGATGAGGCTGTTGAGATAATCAACGTCAAGCGCTCATTTCTCTTTGATCTTCTGCCATGTCCATTGCTAGTGTTTTCGCCCACTACACAAGGATCCTATCCCGTTTTACTCTTTTTCCATGGTTTCATGCTCCAGCCCAACTCCTACAAATCCCTccttctacacatttcttcccaTCAATATATCATCGTCGCTCCTCAG TTTTCTCCTATGGCAAGCCAAAGCCGGGAAGTGAAAAACGCAAGAAAAATAGTAGAGTGGTTATCAACCAACAACCTAGACTCCGTCCTGCCGGAGAAAGTCTTTCCGGACCTCCAGAAAGTCGCCGTCTCTGGCCACAGCAGTGGTGGCAAAACAGCATTCGCCCTAGCATTAGGCTACGGCGGCAGCTCCACATCAAACGCAACCCAATTAGAACCCGGTCTCAAAATCTCAGCACTCCTCGGAATCGATCCAGTAGCAGGATCTTCTACGTCCTGTTTATGCTCTCCCAATATTCTCCAATTTATTCCTTACAGTTTCGATCAATCAATTCCCGTGGCTGTAATTGGTGGCGGCTTGTCAAACCAACGAGCATTGGGTATGTGTCCACCTGGCGCACCAAATGGGGTAAATCATGCTGAGTTTTTCAACGAGAGTAAGCCTCCTTGTTATTATTTCTTGGCTAAGGATTATGGCCATCTTGATATGTTGGATGATGGAACGGCATCTTTGAGTCGTTGGATGATGAAAAGTGGAAAGGGATCAACGGATACTATGAGAAGGACTGTTGGAGGGCTTTTTGTGGCATTTCTCAAGGCTTATTTGGAAGGTCAAGCTGatgatttaattaatattgttgaaTCGCCTAATATCCGTGCTCCTATTACACTTGATCCTGTTATATCTATCGAGGAGTAA
- the LOC104085961 gene encoding chlorophyllase-2-like isoform X2: MAKKVGDDGIALDFQVGDEAVEIINVKRSFLFDLLPCPLLVFSPTTQGSYPVLLFFHGFMLQPNSYKSLLLHISSHQYIIVAPQFSPMASQSREVKNARKIVEWLSTNNLDSVLPEKVFPDLQKVAVSGHSSGGKTAFALALGYGGSSTSNATQLEPGLKISALLGIDPVAGSSTSCLCSPNILQFIPYSFDQSIPVAVIGGGLSNQRALGMCPPGAPNGVNHAEFFNESKPPCYYFLAKDYGHLDMLDDGTASLSRWMMKSGKGSTDTMRRTVGGLFVAFLKAYLEGQADDLINIVESPNIRAPITLDPVISIEE; encoded by the exons atggcaAAGAAGGTAGGGGATGATGGTATAGCATTAGATTTTCAAGTAGGAGATGAGGCTGTTGAGATAATCAACGTCAAGCGCTCATTTCTCTTTGATCTTCTGCCATGTCCATTGCTAGTGTTTTCGCCCACTACACAAGGATCCTATCCCGTTTTACTCTTTTTCCATGGTTTCATGCTCCAGCCCAACTCCTACAAATCCCTccttctacacatttcttcccaTCAATATATCATCGTCGCTCCTCAG TTTTCTCCTATGGCAAGCCAAAGCCGGGAAGTGAAAAACGCAAGAAAAATAGTAGAGTGGTTATCAACCAACAACCTAGACTCCGTCCTGCCGGAGAAAGTCTTTCCGGACCTCCAGAAAGTCGCCGTCTCTGGCCACAGCAGTGGTGGCAAAACAGCATTCGCCCTAGCATTAGGCTACGGCGGCAGCTCCACATCAAACGCAACCCAATTAGAACCCGGTCTCAAAATCTCAGCACTCCTCGGAATCGATCCAGTAGCAGGATCTTCTACGTCCTGTTTATGCTCTCCCAATATTCTCCAATTTATTCCTTACAGTTTCGATCAATCAATTCCCGTGGCTGTAATTGGTGGCGGCTTGTCAAACCAACGAGCATTGGGTATGTGTCCACCTGGCGCACCAAATGGGGTAAATCATGCTGAGTTTTTCAACGAGAGTAAGCCTCCTTGTTATTATTTCTTGGCTAAGGATTATGGCCATCTTGATATGTTGGATGATGGAACGGCATCTTTGAGTCGTTGGATGATGAAAAGTGGAAAGGGATCAACGGATACTATGAGAAGGACTGTTGGAGGGCTTTTTGTGGCATTTCTCAAGGCTTATTTGGAAGGTCAAGCTGatgatttaattaatattgttgaaTCGCCTAATATCCGTGCTCCTATTACACTTGATCCTGTTATATCTATCGAGGAGTAA